The DNA segment AGCTCTGCAAGGGGGTTTGTCTGATCCATAAACTGCGAAAGCTGTGAACTTCCAAAAAACTCTTTAATTGCAGCAACAACAGGCCTAATATTTATCAGGTTTTGAGCAGTAATTTCACTGACATCTTGTATAGTCATTCTTTCTCTAACTACTCTTTCCATCCTTGATAGACCTATTCTAAACTGATTTTGAAGCAATTCGCCAACTGATCTGAGCCTTCTATTCCCAAGGTGATCAATATCATCAACAAACCCAATACCATATGAAAGATTTAAATTGTAATTTACAGAAGCAATAATATCATCTTTAGTGATATGTTTAGGTATTAATTCATCCAGTCTTCTTCTTATCTCATTTTTTATGTCATCTTCGCTTGAAAAATTATCCAGAATCTCTTTCAAAACAGTCAAATGCACTTTCTCTTTTATCTTAAGATCTGACACATCAAAGGAAAGCGGATATTCATTAATATCAACAGTATTATTGCCAATTATCTTAACTGGTCTTCCTTCAACAAGCACTTCAACCTCATTTATGCCACAATCCTGGATTTTTTTAGCAATCTCCCTTGATATTCTTTGACCTTCCTCAACGATGATTTCGCCTGTCAGTGGATTGACAATTTTTGCAGCGGCTTTTTGATTCGTCAATCTCGAACTTAATGCAAGCTTTTTATTAAACTTATAGCGACCAACATGCGCAAGATCGTATCTTTTTGGATCAAAGAATAAAGAGTACAGCAAACTTTTAGCGCTTTCAACAGTAGGCGGTTCACCAGGTCTCAATCTTTTATATACCTCAAGCAAACCCTCTTCTTCAGATTTTGTGGTGTCCTTATCAAGAGTAGCCTTTATTCTTTCATCTTCCCCAAAAAGATCCAATATCTGCGCATCCGTCCCATAACCTAAAGCTCTAAGAAAAACAGTGATTGGAACTTTTCTCGTCCTATCTATTCTAACAGAAAAAATATCATTTGAATCTTCTTCGTACTCCAGCCATGCACCTCTATTCGGTATGACAGTCGCGAAAAACAGCTTCTTCCCTAATTTGTCAAACTGTTGTTCGTAGTATACGCCTGGCGATCTTACCAACTGGCTGACAATAACGCGTTCCGCGCCATTTATTATAAAAGTACCTTTGTCTGTCATCAAAGGAAAATCGCCCATAAAAACTTCTGATTCCTTTATTTCACCAGTATCGCGATTAGTCAATCTTACCTTTACTTTCATTGGCGCCGCATAAGTAGTGTCCCTATCTTTACATTCCTCTACAGAGTATTTAGGATTGTCATCAAGCTTGTAGTCTAAAAATTCTAAAGACAAATTGCCGGTAAAACTTTCAATCGGAGATATGTCTCGGAAAACCTCCCTCAAGCCTTCGTCCAAAAACCACTTATATGAATTTTTTTGGACTTCAATCAAATTAGGCATATCCAAGACTTCTTCAATCCTTGCAAAGCTCATGCGCTTCTTGTAGCCGGCATCAACAGGATGTAACATCCACTTCACCCCTTATAAATTTAAAATAACCAAAAGAGAAAGCTTTTGGATAATATACAGAAAGACATAATTATTATTTACCAAAATACATACAAATATTCTATTATTTACATGCAATAAAAATTTTTGTTGCCGTTTTTCATTTATGTAATAAATGACACTGTTAATGCAATATATAATATTACCACAATGGCAAAAGCATGTCAATAAGGGATATTCAATAAAAAGAAAAAAGCACTCTTGCCGAATGCTTTTTTCTCTTTGATATTTTAATTATTTTATTTCTACTTTTGCTCCAACTTCTTCGAATTTTGCCTTTATTTGATTTGCTTCATCTTTGCTTACGCCTTCTTTAATTGGCTTTGGAGCACCTTCAACAAGATCTTTTGCTTCTTTTAATCCGAGATTTGTAACCTCTCTAACAACTTTTATTACTTTTATCTTTTCTGAACCTACATCTGACAATATGACATCAAATTCTGTCTTCTCCTCAGCAGGTGCTGCTGCTGCTCCTGCTGCAGGTGCTGCTGCTACAGCAACAGGTGCTGCTGCTGAAACTCCAAATTCTTCTTCCAAAGCTTTTACTAAATCAGCTAATTCCAAAACTGTCATATTTTTTATGGCTTCTAAGATTTCTTCCTTATTCATTACATATACCTCCATTTTTTATTTTTGTGTTATTGTGCTTCTTTTTTCTCTTTAACAGCATTTAAAGCTATTACAAGACTTCTCAATGTACCAGACAATACATATACAAGGTTGTTTATAGGCGCCTTCATGCTGCCAAGTGCTTTTGCGATAAGTTCTTCTTTTGATGGCAATTCTGATAATGCTTTTATTTCCTCTGGCCCTACTATTTTGCCATCTACAATACCTGCTTTTAATTCCAAACCTTTATTGTTTTTCAAAAACTCAACCAGAATCTTAGCAGGTGTAACAGGATCATCGTACCCGAAAGATACTGATGTTGGTCCTTCTAAGTACTTTTTCAAGTCATTGTAACCCAGTTCTTGCGCCGCACGCCACATCAAAGTATTTTTGTATACTTTGTATTCAGCGTTAGCCTCTTTAAACTTTCTCCTTAAAGCAGTATCGTCCTCAACTGTCAATCCACTGTAGCTGGTAAATATGACGGATTGTGCTCTTCCCAGTTTATCTTTAAACTCACTAACGACTTTTTCCTTAGCTTCCCTCGCTGTGCTCAAACTTACACCTCCCGTCTTAAATATTAAAAGGATCCACCGTAGACATGAGGATCCTTTCTTAGCTTTATCAAAAACCTCGGTAGGATTTATGTGTTGCCACACCTACTGTCTACGGTAAGTTTTCAATTTTACTTTAAGAGTATATCACTATTATGGTTTTATGTCAACAGCTATCATACGATTCTTTGTGGATTAACCTTTATTCCAGGTCCCATCGTCGATGAGAGGACAACACTTCTCAAATATTGTCCTTTTGCTGCTGCAGGTTTAGATCTTATTATGGCATCCATAATCGTTTTGAAATTCTCAACTAACTTCTCTTGTCCAAAAGAAACTTTTCCAATAGGTACATGGATTATTGAATTTTTGTCAACTCTGTACTCAATTTTACCAGCTTTAACGTCTTTTACCGCTTTTTCGATATCAAATGTAACTGTGCCAGCTTTTGGGTTCGGCATTAAGCCTTTTGGTCCTAACACCTTACCAAGTCTACCCACTACACCCATCATGTCTGGTGTAGCTATAACAACATCATAGTCAAACCAGTTTTCATTTTGGATCTTTGTAACTAATTCTTCAGCTCCAACATATTCAGCACCAGCGGCTTCAGCCTCTTTTGCTTTATCGCCTTTCGCAAAAACCAAAACGCGAACCGTCTTACCTGTTCCGTGAGGAAGTATTACAGTTCCTCTGACCTGCTGATCTGCATGTCTTGGATCGACACCAAGCCTTACCGATAGATCAACAGTCTCATCAAATTTTGCCTTTGCAGTCTTTAAAACTAGGTCAACGGCTTCATTTGCATCGTATAATCTTGTTTTGTCTATTAATTTCACACTATCTAAATACTTTTTACCATGTTTCATGTTATTCTTTACCTCCTTGTGGTATTTTTCGGACACAAGTCCTCCCACTTAACAATCACTGTTCAATTTCAATACCCATGCTTCTTGCAGTACCAGCTATCATTCTCATAGCTGCCTCAATATCTGATGCATTTAAGTCTTTCATTTTCAATTCTGCTATTTCTCTAACTTTATCTTTTGTAATCTTTGCGACTTTTTGCTTGTTAGGCTGTGGTGAACCACTTTCAATGCCAGCAGCCTTCTTTAAAAGCACAGCCGCAGGTGGTGTCTTTGTGATGAATGAAAATGACCTATCTGCATATATGGTAATAACTACAGGAATGATCAAACCAGCTTGTTTTGCAGTCTTTTCATTAAACTCCTTGCAAAAACCCATTATATTGACACCATGTGGTCCAAGAGCTGTACCTACTGGTGGAGCTGGTGTAGCCTTTCCTGCAGGTAACTGTATCTTGACAACTGCAGCAACTTTTTTAGCCATGTTTACACCTCCTAATTCATGTCATCTATTGAATTTTTTGAATCTGGACAAAGTCAAATTCCACTGGGGTTTCTCTGCCAAACATCGAAATCAAAACTTTAGCTTTTTGTCTGTCAAGGTAAATCTCTTCAACAACACCGATGAAATTCTCAAGTGGTCCGGCAATAACCCTAACACTATCGCCTACTTTTATATCTACTGACGTCTGTATCTCTTTAATGCCTAAGCTTCTCACTTCCGCTTCAGTAAGTGGTACAGGTTTAGATCCAGGCCCAACAAAACCAGTTACGCCTCTGGTATTTCTCACTACATACCATGATTCATCATTCATTACCATTTTCACAAGTACATATCCCGGAAATACCTTTCTGTCAACAGACTTCTTTTTGCCGTCTTTTATCTCTACCACTTTTTCTGTCGGAACTACGACTTGATGTATTAAATTTTGAAGATTTCTATTTTCAACAGACTTTTCCAGATTCGCTTTAACCTTATTTTCATATCCGGAATAAGTATGGACTACATACCATTTAGCTGAATTTGTTTCAGACATCATCGATTTGGGGATAAACCCCATCCTCCTTTAACTTTTTATAATTAATTTTAGTAGATAGCTAAAGGCCGAGTCTGCAAGGAATATCAACAATGTAAATGCTATTACCACAACCAGTACGACTTCTGTATATGCAATCAAATTGTCTCTTGTTGGCCATGTGACTTTCTTCATCTCGGCTTTAATTTCCCTAAAAAACTTCCCGACTTTTCTCCTTTCATCGGCAGCCATTGAATCACATCCCTTTATAACTTGTATTTTACCTTGTCTCTTTATGCAATGTATGTTTTCTGCAGAACCTACAGTATTTCATAAGCTCTATCCTATCAGGATCGTTTTTCTTGTTTTTAGTAGTATTATAGTTTCTCTGCTTACATTCCGTGCAAGCTAATGTGATCTTAACCCGCAACAATTCCACCTCCCGGAATTTAAAACTACTTTTAAAACTTTATCATAAATATTAATTTATGTCAATCTAAATGTATAGACTGAAAAAAAGCCAGGTAAAATACCCAGCCCTTTTTTATGACAGAATCTTGGAAACAACACCGGCTCCTACTGTGTGTCCGCCTTCTCTTATAGCAAATTTTAGTCCTTCTTCCATCGCTATCGGTGTTATTAATTCTATTGTCATTGTTACGTGGTCTCCGGGCATTACCATCTCTACGCCCTCTGGTAATTCTATTACTCCTGTTACGTCTGTTGTCCTGAAGTAGAACTGTGGTCTGTATCCATTGAAGAATGGTGTGTGTCTTCCGCCTTCTTCTTTTGTTAACACGTATACTTGTCCTTCAAATTTCGTGTGCGGTTTTACTGACCCTGGTTTCGCTAATACTTGTCCTCTCTCTACTTCGTCTCTTGTTACTCCTCTTAACAATACTCCTATGTTGTCTCCTGCTTCTGCTTCATCCAGCGTCTTCCTGAACATCTCTACGCCTGTTACTACTGTCTTCTTGTTTTCGTCTGATAATCCTATTATCTCTACTTCGTCTCCTACTTTTAATTTGCCTCTCTCTACTCTTCCTGTCGCAACTGTTCCTCTTCCTGTTATCGTGAATACATCTTCTACCGGCATCAGGAATGGTTTGTCTACATCTCTTTCTGGTGTTGGTATATAGCTGTCAACTGCATCCATTAAGTCCCATATCTTGCCGCACCATTGACAGTCTCTTTGCCCGCATCCGCATTCCATTGCTTTTAATGCTGAACCTACTACTATCGGTGTGTCATCCCCTGGGAATTCATATTCATTTAACAGCTCTCTTACTTCCATCTCTACTAATTCGATT comes from the Thermoanaerobacterium aotearoense genome and includes:
- the rplA gene encoding 50S ribosomal protein L1, coding for MKHGKKYLDSVKLIDKTRLYDANEAVDLVLKTAKAKFDETVDLSVRLGVDPRHADQQVRGTVILPHGTGKTVRVLVFAKGDKAKEAEAAGAEYVGAEELVTKIQNENWFDYDVVIATPDMMGVVGRLGKVLGPKGLMPNPKAGTVTFDIEKAVKDVKAGKIEYRVDKNSIIHVPIGKVSFGQEKLVENFKTIMDAIIRSKPAAAKGQYLRSVVLSSTMGPGIKVNPQRIV
- the secE gene encoding preprotein translocase subunit SecE, giving the protein MAADERRKVGKFFREIKAEMKKVTWPTRDNLIAYTEVVLVVVIAFTLLIFLADSAFSYLLKLIIKS
- the nusG gene encoding transcription termination/antitermination protein NusG, with translation MSETNSAKWYVVHTYSGYENKVKANLEKSVENRNLQNLIHQVVVPTEKVVEIKDGKKKSVDRKVFPGYVLVKMVMNDESWYVVRNTRGVTGFVGPGSKPVPLTEAEVRSLGIKEIQTSVDIKVGDSVRVIAGPLENFIGVVEEIYLDRQKAKVLISMFGRETPVEFDFVQIQKIQ
- the tuf gene encoding elongation factor Tu, with the translated sequence MAKQKFERKKPHANIGTIGHVDHGKTTLTSAITIVLSKQGMAQATAYDEIDKAPEEKARGITINTMHVEYETEKRHYAHVDCPGHADYVKNMITGAAQMDGAILVVSAADGPMPQTREHILLARQVGVPYIVVFLNKADMVDDQELIELVEMEVRELLNEYEFPGDDTPIVVGSALKAMECGCGQRDCQWCGKIWDLMDAVDSYIPTPERDVDKPFLMPVEDVFTITGRGTVATGRVERGKLKVGDEVEIIGLSDENKKTVVTGVEMFRKTLDEAEAGDNIGVLLRGVTRDEVERGQVLAKPGSVKPHTKFEGQVYVLTKEEGGRHTPFFNGYRPQFYFRTTDVTGVIELPEGVEMVMPGDHVTMTIELITPIAMEEGLKFAIREGGHTVGAGVVSKILS
- the rplL gene encoding 50S ribosomal protein L7/L12, whose protein sequence is MNKEEILEAIKNMTVLELADLVKALEEEFGVSAAAPVAVAAAPAAGAAAAPAEEKTEFDVILSDVGSEKIKVIKVVREVTNLGLKEAKDLVEGAPKPIKEGVSKDEANQIKAKFEEVGAKVEIK
- the rpmG gene encoding 50S ribosomal protein L33, with product MRVKITLACTECKQRNYNTTKNKKNDPDRIELMKYCRFCRKHTLHKETR
- the rplK gene encoding 50S ribosomal protein L11; the encoded protein is MAKKVAAVVKIQLPAGKATPAPPVGTALGPHGVNIMGFCKEFNEKTAKQAGLIIPVVITIYADRSFSFITKTPPAAVLLKKAAGIESGSPQPNKQKVAKITKDKVREIAELKMKDLNASDIEAAMRMIAGTARSMGIEIEQ
- the rplJ gene encoding 50S ribosomal protein L10, producing the protein MSTAREAKEKVVSEFKDKLGRAQSVIFTSYSGLTVEDDTALRRKFKEANAEYKVYKNTLMWRAAQELGYNDLKKYLEGPTSVSFGYDDPVTPAKILVEFLKNNKGLELKAGIVDGKIVGPEEIKALSELPSKEELIAKALGSMKAPINNLVYVLSGTLRSLVIALNAVKEKKEAQ